GGCTATTTTTCACAAAATGATTTATCAGCCCGAAACTATTGCTATATATGGATGTAAACAAGCCTTTATATGACGTAATATTCATTAAGTTCTGTGTTTTATCGCTACATTTCAGATGCCTACCATCAGTCAAAAATTAACAACAAAAGCTTGGGCAGGTGCGATCGCAAAACCTGCAACAGAATTTCCGCTGACCCAATTGCCAGTTATCTTTGGTAAAATCCCCAATGGCTTACGCGGCACACTCTACCGTAATGGGCCTGGACGGCTAGAACGTGGCGGAAAGCTGATGGGACATTGGTTTGATGGAGATGGGGCAATTCTCGCTGTTCATTTTACCGATGCTGGAGCCAGCGCAGTTTATCGCTACGTACAAACTTCTGGTTATCAAGAAGAAACCGCCGCCGCTAAACTGCTTTACGGTAACTATGGTATGACTGCACCAGGAGCCTTTTGGAATCAATGGCTCAAACCAGTGAAAAACACTGCCAATACTTCGGTGATAGCCCTTCCAGATAAACTTTTAGCACTGTGGGAAGCTGGTAAACCCTACGCTTTAGATTTGCAAACTTTAGAAACCCACGGTGAAGATGATTTAGGAGGGTTAAATCAAGGATTTAGCTATTCTGCACATTATAAGCGCGACAAGCAAACAGGGGAAATTTTTAACTTTGGGGTCACTCCTGGATTAAATGGCAAACTCAATCTTTACAAGAGCGATTCCACTGGGAAAATTACCCAAAAAGCAACATACTCTCTGAATGGATTGCCAATATTGCATGATTTTGTGTTAGCAGGACAATATCTTGTGTTTTGCATTCCGCCAGTGCGGTTGAATATTTTGCCTGTACTGTTAGGCACAAGCTATAGTGATGCACTAGAGTGGCAACCTCAACTAGGAACTCAAATTTTAGTTTTTGATTGCCAGACATTATCTCTGGTGAGTCGTGGTGAAACCGAACCTTGGTATCAATGGCATTTTGCCAACGGTTATTTAGATGCTAGTGGTTCAGTGATTGTAGATATTGCTCAATACAAAGACTTTCAAACCAACCAATATCTAAAAGAAGTATCTACAGGTCAGACTCATACCCCTGCTGAAAGTACACTGACAAGAATACATCTTCAGCCCGAAACTGGCAAAGTCACGAGTATTGAGCAAGTGCTAGACAGACATTGCGAGTTTCCCAATGTACCACAGCAAAATGTCGGGCAAATCTCCCGGTATACATATTTTGCCTCATTCCAAAAAGGTACAGATATTAGCCAAGAACTATTAAATGCGATCGCCCGCTTTGATCACCACACTGAAATCCTGACAGAAGCGAAATTTCCAGACAATTTCTATCCTTCAGAACCATTACCTGCTCAAGATACCCAAAACCCCAATCAAAGTTGGGTAATGACAGTTGTATACGATGGTAATTCTCATAGTAGTGAAGTTTGGATCTTTGATAGCGATCGCCTCGACGAAGAACCCGTTTGCAAACTGAGATTACCAAGTGTCATTCCTCCAAGTTTCCACGGAACTTGGAATCAGGCTTAACGAAGTCAGAAGTCAAAAAAAAGAACAGCGAACAATTGATATTTAAGAGATGAATATACTAATTATCCTGGGTGAAGTCATATTTTTAATCATCATTTTCTTGCTGTTTAACTGGCTGATTGGCATAATCTTCAAGCAGGTTGCTAAAGCTTCTTGGATGCAGAGAAAAACTGAAAATATCACCTTTTTGCGCCGCAGTATTGGCAGAATTTTCATGCTGATTGCTGTGGTGCTATGTCTGGCGCTGGTTGGTGTGAATGGAATCATAATTTATCGCGGTGGCAACGTTCAAGAATTTCAACTTAATCTGATTCGCAGTCTTCCTACTCAATTTTGGATTAATTTATGTACTGCAAGTTTAAAAACTATCACTTTGCTATTGCTAGTTAAATTTACCGTACCACCTTTAAGCCAAGGGATAGACTGGATTTGTGACTACGCCAAGAAAGTTGATCAAATCAAAGCTAATGATGAGAGTGTTGAAGCTTTTTTTCAAACATTAAAAAGAATTATTATTCATAGCATCTGGATATCTTCTGCTATTTTATGTGCTGATTTTTTGTATCTGCCAGCAGTTATTACTAAATATCTTTTTATTGCCTTAAAAATTTATCTCACTATCTCAGTTGGTTTACTCATTGTCAAAGCAGTTGCCACTATTGTTGATACTTTAGATGCGCTCAGTCTAAAGTTTTCTAATTCTAACAATTTACTGCGTTTATATGAACGTTTACGCCACTTAATTCCTTTATTCAAAAAATGTTTGGAATATGTTCTCTATGTAGGTATAGTAAATCTGGTTCTGCCAGAAATAGAACCAATCGCTTGGATAAGTGCTTATACTCCGAGAATTGTGCAGATTATTGGAGTTTTCTTTATTAGCAACGTTTTAATAGAAGTCGCTTACTTTATTCTGGATGAGTTCTATTTAAGAACTACAGATAGCAATGATTCACAGCGACAGAAACGGCTAACACTCATTCCCTTAATTCGCAGTTTTGCCAAATACTTTATCTATTTTACTGGCGGAGTAACTATACTCAAGCTGATTGGTATTGATCCTGCGCCAATATTAGCAGGTGCAGGAATTGTGGGGATAGCAGTTGGGCTGGGGGCGCAAAACCTAATTAATGATGTTGTTTGTGGATTTTTGATTTTATTTGAAAACTATTATTTGGTGGGAGACTATGTTGAAGCTGGAAAGATGGAAGAAAGATGTGTAGAAGGAATTGTCGAAGCTATTGAACTGCGAACAACTCATGTTCGTCATCCTGATGGTCAATTACAAATTATTCGCAATGGAGATATAGGTTCAATTATCAACTATTCTAAGCAATATATATATGCCAGGGTAGAAGTTAGTGTTTCTTACAACTCCAATTTAGATCATGTATATAGAGTAGTGGAAAAGGTAGGACAGCAGTTAAAATTGGATGAACAAGATGTCATAGAACCCACGCGAGTAGCAGGAATAGAACATTTTGGTGAGGATAACTTATTGTTGCTGACGTTGACAAAAGTTAAGCCAGGAAAACACCTGCATATTCAGCGCGTTCTGCGTAAGATATTGATGGATGCTTTTAATCAGGAAGAAATTGAAATTTGCGGTTTTGCTAAAAACTGAGAAATCAAGGATTAAAATCATCATCTTGATTTCCAGCTATAAATACTCTTATTCCCCTGTGGTTTGATAAATTAAGCATTTTGATAATTTTTGCGTAAGCTAGTAGATTGGGTAAAACAAAGTTAACGCCAACACCGAGATTTATGTTGGGTTACACTGCACTTCACCCAACCTACATTTATAAATATTTTTGCAATAACAAATGTAATTTTTCTTTTGTTGCTGCGGGTGCTTTATCTAATTGAGTCAAAATGGCGTATTTCAATGCTGAGTGTGCGTCACTGGGTGGGGGATTTTCACTCAAACGGCGGACAGTTTCTTGTATTACTTTTTGGGCGTTGACTGCGTTGCGTTGCAAGTTACCAATGACCATCTCAACGGTGACGCTATCATGGTCTGGATGCCAACAATCGTAATCGGTGACTAATGCTAAGGTTGCGTAGGCGATTTCGGCTTCTCTAGCTAACTTGGCTTCTGGTAAGTTGGTCATTCCAATTACTGTTGCGCCCCAACTGCGATAGAGGTTAGATTCGGCTTTGGTGGAAAATGCTGGCCCTTCCATGCAGATATAAGTGCCGCCACGATGTAGGGTGACATCTGGTAAATTGAGAGATGCGATCGCCTCTGCTAAAACTCCAGCTAAATTGTGACAAATCGGATCACCAAAGGCAATATGCGCCACAATTCCTTCCCCAAAAAAGGTGGAAATGCGATTTTTTGTCCGGTCTATAAACTGGTCTGGGACTACCATATCTAATGGTTTGGCTTCGGCTTTTAAAGAACCCACCGCACTAGCCGAAATTAAATATTCTACCCCCAATTGCTTCATTGCATAGATGTTGGCACGAAATGGTAATTCCGAAGGTAACAGGGTATGATTACGCCCGTGACGCGCCAAAAAAGCTACCTTTGTCCCTTCTAATGTCCCCAAAATCACAGCATCGGAAGGCAAACCAAAGGGCGTTTCAATTTGCACTTCTTCTATATCCTTCAAAGCGGCCATTTTGTATAGTCCGCTACCACCAATAATGCCAATTTTAGGGTTAACCATAACTTTTGATACTTGTTGCTGATCTGCCTAGTTATTTTACACAGGTGGGCGAGACTTATGAGCAAATCAAGCGAGAATTGCACCTTGATAGTCAAGCTTCCCAATAGTTATCGGCAATAATGACTCAAAAATTTGGTTGCGATCGTCTCAAGAATAAACAAAAGCAGCTTACACCATCTCAAACTCTAATTGATGACTCTTGAGAAAATCATGGGTGAAATGATCCACCACATTTGTATCAGCCAGTTCTAAATTGTAAAAATCTACAACTTCATGATCAAAATAAGGCCCAGCGTGCCAAGTTCCCTCATTTAACTTAATAAAACAATTCCCTGGAATCCGAAAAGCAGCAAGTTCTTCTAAAACTGGTTCATCCAATTCATTATGAGGAGGACAAACAGCAATGAACCAATCCTTTCCTTCTAAAGAACCTAAACATTGAGTACATTTTACATGACGCGTAATTTTATTAAACTTTCGTCCGCGCTTTTCTAGACGCATAATATAAAATCTTGGAGTACCATTTTGCAGATTCAATTGTGCATCTTCTGTATCAAATTGCTTACCATCTGTGCTTGCAAAAATCACTTGTCCATAACGCCGAAAATTCTCTGCGGTGACTAATTCTGCTTTTAATTGTTGAACTGTTTGTGATGCACTCATAATATTAAAAACCTACTGTTCTAATTCTTGAGGAATAAGTGATTTAGGAATTAGGGAAGCTTGGATTTCTTTATCTGAAGGTCTTGTATACCACCAAGCCCAAGCGATTAACACTGCTTGTAATGGCAATCTAATTGCTTGAACCCAAGGTGAATCTGAATATGGTATGGTT
This window of the Nostoc sp. HK-01 genome carries:
- a CDS encoding 5'-methylthioadenosine phosphorylase; the encoded protein is MVNPKIGIIGGSGLYKMAALKDIEEVQIETPFGLPSDAVILGTLEGTKVAFLARHGRNHTLLPSELPFRANIYAMKQLGVEYLISASAVGSLKAEAKPLDMVVPDQFIDRTKNRISTFFGEGIVAHIAFGDPICHNLAGVLAEAIASLNLPDVTLHRGGTYICMEGPAFSTKAESNLYRSWGATVIGMTNLPEAKLAREAEIAYATLALVTDYDCWHPDHDSVTVEMVIGNLQRNAVNAQKVIQETVRRLSENPPPSDAHSALKYAILTQLDKAPAATKEKLHLLLQKYL
- a CDS encoding carotenoid oxygenase, with amino-acid sequence MPTISQKLTTKAWAGAIAKPATEFPLTQLPVIFGKIPNGLRGTLYRNGPGRLERGGKLMGHWFDGDGAILAVHFTDAGASAVYRYVQTSGYQEETAAAKLLYGNYGMTAPGAFWNQWLKPVKNTANTSVIALPDKLLALWEAGKPYALDLQTLETHGEDDLGGLNQGFSYSAHYKRDKQTGEIFNFGVTPGLNGKLNLYKSDSTGKITQKATYSLNGLPILHDFVLAGQYLVFCIPPVRLNILPVLLGTSYSDALEWQPQLGTQILVFDCQTLSLVSRGETEPWYQWHFANGYLDASGSVIVDIAQYKDFQTNQYLKEVSTGQTHTPAESTLTRIHLQPETGKVTSIEQVLDRHCEFPNVPQQNVGQISRYTYFASFQKGTDISQELLNAIARFDHHTEILTEAKFPDNFYPSEPLPAQDTQNPNQSWVMTVVYDGNSHSSEVWIFDSDRLDEEPVCKLRLPSVIPPSFHGTWNQA
- a CDS encoding MscS mechanosensitive ion channel — its product is MNILIILGEVIFLIIIFLLFNWLIGIIFKQVAKASWMQRKTENITFLRRSIGRIFMLIAVVLCLALVGVNGIIIYRGGNVQEFQLNLIRSLPTQFWINLCTASLKTITLLLLVKFTVPPLSQGIDWICDYAKKVDQIKANDESVEAFFQTLKRIIIHSIWISSAILCADFLYLPAVITKYLFIALKIYLTISVGLLIVKAVATIVDTLDALSLKFSNSNNLLRLYERLRHLIPLFKKCLEYVLYVGIVNLVLPEIEPIAWISAYTPRIVQIIGVFFISNVLIEVAYFILDEFYLRTTDSNDSQRQKRLTLIPLIRSFAKYFIYFTGGVTILKLIGIDPAPILAGAGIVGIAVGLGAQNLINDVVCGFLILFENYYLVGDYVEAGKMEERCVEGIVEAIELRTTHVRHPDGQLQIIRNGDIGSIINYSKQYIYARVEVSVSYNSNLDHVYRVVEKVGQQLKLDEQDVIEPTRVAGIEHFGEDNLLLLTLTKVKPGKHLHIQRVLRKILMDAFNQEEIEICGFAKN